The genomic interval CTCCTAATGACGGTGCCATAGAAAATAATCTGTTCGCAACATTGTATGCCAATCGAGCTACTGTATTGTATGTAAGTTCCATACCAATATTTGCCTTAACCACACTTACAATCACTTTTAAGAATACAAGGCTTGATGTATTTTCCATTTATGCATGTGCGTGCCATGCAGAAAATGAGTCTTTTCATAGAATGTTTGCGAGACTGCAATCGAGCTCTTCAGATATGTCCAAGCTATGCAAAGGTGTATTTTGCTTCACTTGCCTTTTTATAGTCCtagtttatttgttttatgttgTCACACAGCAGAAAGGGATGAAATTCTTGCATTTATAGCAGGtttgttttgataattttattattctgATTTCAGGCATGGTATAGGAGAGGAAAGGCAAATGTTTCATTGGGAAATTATAAAGATGCGATCTGTGACTTAAATGTAGCTAAGATTGTTGAAACAGCAACAGGTGGGAAGAGACAAATAGAAAGTGAgctgaaaattattttagaccAATCCAAGAGCACAAATACAGTAGAAGAGCCGCAACATAAGGAGAACAACTTGAATACAGTGGGTAAGAAGCTTTATTAGAAATTAGCAAAATGGTCAAGGCTTTGTTGAGTGAACTTTTGTTATTGTAATAGCATTCGAAGTATGTTTAAAAAGTAATGTGTTGTCATGTTGCATTTTGAATTCATTATGTTTTGCTTTTGAATTACCCCCTCTTCCAAGAGATGCAAGTCTGTAATCATTTATTAATCATGCCGAAAACCAGAATTGTACTTCAATCCTGGAAACAGCATGTTGATGTAAGACATATGTGGAGATGAGCCTATAGTATTAGTAGGTATTTATAGGGTTGCAGAAAGGAAGGGTGGAAATATTTTTGCAGGTTTAGAGCTTGAGATGTCAATTCAGTCTTGGAAACCTTTAAGGGAAAAGAGTTTCCCAATATTAAACCCGAGAAAACAGTTTCGAATCAAAGGACTAGAAAATGAATGAAACTAGGGTTCAGTGATCAGCTCTAAGAAACTTAGCCATGAGCCCATGACACCCTTTTCCTTATAGAATCAAATTATGCACCTTATCTGGACTGGGGAGATCAACTCACCGTTTTGAAGCAGAAGTAGACTTAAACTTCCCCTTGAAAGCCCCCTGCTTTTGTTTAAACACGTGGCTTCCTTCCTCTTTACATACTGCTTTTCCATCCCTAAAAAGCCTTCAAAAAGTACTTGTATTTATCAAGAAGACCTAACTTTATTCTTCTCATTCCTGGAATGAAATGCGTGCAAATGTTTGATATTGTTTGCTAGACAAGTTAGAGGTATTTCATGAACTAACCCTCCTACATTCTGTCAGAACGTCACCTCAGTAACTAATTCACTTTAAATGCTTCAATTTAATCTTATATTAAGTACCTAGTATGCTAAAAACCTTCAATCAAAGATTTCTAGTATGTGAACCTGTTCGGAAACAATCAGGGTCTTGTAGGTTGCATTTTGTTTGCCCTTACTGCTATTCTATGTTCTTTTACATCTGGTGTAATTCGTATGTATTCTGCACTATGGTTTTATCCTTGCATATAATGCCGAAAggtccattttatttttctctctttttgaGATAGTAAGATGGTGCAGTGCATTTGTGGCAGGTGAGGTGCCCCACATAAAGCTACAAAGTATCTCCATGCCTGATAAAGGAAGAGGCATGGTGTCGTCGTGTGATGTTTCACCAGGTTCTTTGGTTCATGCCGAAGAACCTTATGCTACAGTAAGAAACAACAATTTTCTTTGTTATATCAAGTTTATTTTAAACATCTTACTCATGTCACGTGCACAATGCTTTTACATACTTAAATGGAATAGTAGAAATGTGTGCTATACACAATCTTCAAGTTTGAGTGTAGATGATCTAAGATTCAGCTTTTTTTTAATGTCTGATTTCCTTTTCAGAGACTGAAGACTCCTGGCCTCCCTTGGAACTGTAATTAAGAGTTCAGATCTCAAAGTTGTAAACCCAATTAATGTCAAAACACAATTTCTTACCTGTCATCTAGAATAACTATAAGAATTTGCTTCTTATATTAGCTATTCTGTAAGCAAATAGGAACATGATTTTTGTTGTCCATAGCTTATAAACATGAATCTGCAGTCTTCTTGAGATCAATCGGTTTGTTTAACTTGATAGTGTTTTTCTTTTCCAGATAATATTAAAGCAATGCCGGGAAACTCATTGCCATTATTGCTTGAATGACCTACCTGCTGATAGAGTTCCTTGTATATCATGTTCGATACCATGGTATTGCTCCCGCCAATGCCAGATAAGGGCAAGTGGGGAAATGTACTTGATTTCCGCAGAAGCTAGTTACATTCTTAAAAACTTACCCGGTGTTCTTGGAGAATATGCTGCTGAAGTTGTTGAATGCAGTTATCGTGAATTAAAGGTTGATGATGTTACTGAACATCAACATGAATGTAATGGGGTACATTGGCCTGCTGTACTGCCGCCTGAGATAGTTTTGGCTGGCAGAATTCTAGCAAAGTTTTTTTCAAAGAGCTCATCTGATGGTATCACAAGTTTTGTGGAAAATCTGGtatgttttaattaaaacataCCAGCTTTTAATTGCTTGCATTTCTGTTCGACTATTGCATCATTATTTGATTATGAGTAGCTAGATGCTTACAGCTTCTATCCTTCCTGTGCAGGAGCTTTCTCATTGTTACGAACATATGCCATTTGAAAGTAAATTGGATTCACATATATATGCCATTGTACTGTTATACTGTCTTAAATTCTCCAATGAGTTTAAATTCTCCTATGAGCGTATGTCTTCCATCAACGGAATCTCCATATCACAGGTTGTTTTGGCAatcttttttgtgtgtgtgaatGGGTGGATGTTTATATTTGTACAAAGTAGCATAAAAGTCAGATCATAACAGAACCACCATAAACCTTGTGAAGTAGAATATTTTTTCAACAAGATAGGGCAAATATTTGTTGTGGAAGAAATCaacttattttgatattttcttgtatttgaattattaaaataatcaatcataatcaagtttaatattttttgtcaatACAGGTTGTCATAGTTATTTCTCAGATTAAAGTGAATTGTATGACTGTTGTTCGTTTAAAATCAGTAGACACACTTGGACTATCAGATCAGTCTGGAGGATTTCCAATTTATTCCAGTGCACATTTAACCAATAAAGTGGAACAGGTATATGTTTCCCTgcacatatattttatttcatcatgTTTCTTTATTTACACATTTATTTGCTTACACATTTTGCTCTGCAAGTCCTGCTTTAATAGTAGTTTAGAGTCCATTGTTGGTGatgacagttttttttttatattcttcgTGACTCTAAGCCATATTCCGTTATACTTCCCAGGTCAGAGTGGGTAAAGCTATTTATAAAGCTGGCAGTTTATTCAACCATTCTTGCAAACCAAATGTTCATGCATATTTTCTTTCACGCACACTCTATTTACGAACAACAAATGTTATAGCAGCTGGGTGTCAGCTGGAATTGTCTTATGGTCCACAGGTAACTTCTTTTTGGTAATTAACACCTGTAATTCTAATTACTTGTTAGTTTTTTGGTTTGAGGCTTTGCAGTTTTGAATTATGTCTATACTTTTTTCTTGATATAGAATGTTAGTAATCAAGCTTTAAAGCTTGAGCTGTTACagaatagttttatttttatctcaaGCATGCCTTCACAAATGTGCTCTGTGCTTGAGGCATAGATAAAAGAGAGACCTGTTTTTGTAGTGAAATATTGATTTATCTAGAACAGTTGGGAGGATCATGAGTTTTTCTATGGCTAAGGATGGCATTAAGGGGTATTTTTGCTAGGATAGGCAAACATGAGGctcaacaaatataatattaggTTGATAACTTGATATTGTGTGCAATATGATATAAAGCACATAAACTTATATTAAACTAAGAGTTAGGTCAGGTATTTTTGTTGTTACTACTAGTACAAGCACAAGCCCACTAATAGAAGATTGTTGCAACTACCGATCCTCCCATAGAAAAAAAATGGAGTCATTCCCCacataaaataaaaggaaaggATAGCAGAAATTATATATCTTCAAAATGAACTCACTTCTATAGGCTTCCATGAGTTGCATTGACCCCAATCTTTGCATACTAACCATTTTAAAGCAATTGTAGCCACTGTTTATTAGGCTTTTAGCAAACCTTCCTTGTTACAGGAATTGTATTGCATGACATATGGATTCATGTCTTTTCCCCCTTAACATAACATAAAAAAGATGCAAAACATGAAACAGAAAAAAATTGTTGTGTCAGACTCTCAACAGTCTAATCTGTTGTATAAACGCCTTGTTCAATGGTTCAATACTTCAATATACATATACATTTCTGTTTTGCAGGTTGGGTTGTGGGATTGTAAAGATCGCCGGAATTTTCTCAAAGATGAATATGCATTTCATTGTCAATGTACTGGTTGTTCAGAAGTCAATCTATCCGATATTGTCCTCAATGCTTTTCATTGCGTCGATCCAAATTGTTCTGGTGCAGTGTTGGAAAGCAGAGTACTTGAGTGTGAAAAGCAGAAGATTGAACACTTCCTTATTTCTGACAAAGTAAGCCATTTTGAGGGACATTTATCAAAACTT from Cicer arietinum cultivar CDC Frontier isolate Library 1 chromosome 5, Cicar.CDCFrontier_v2.0, whole genome shotgun sequence carries:
- the LOC101497206 gene encoding uncharacterized protein isoform X2, with the protein product MDILKAAVPNSLRKVIGNSTLDTLPDTCSSLHNFFLKFQPFCEIVTQLSDSSYGLCGKNKDDALKYKHLGNQCFVEADYVKALDYYTQALRKAPNDGAIENNLFATLYANRATVLYKMSLFIECLRDCNRALQICPSYAKAWYRRGKANVSLGNYKDAICDLNVAKIVETATGGKRQIESELKIILDQSKSTNTVEEPQHKENNLNTVGEVPHIKLQSISMPDKGRGMVSSCDVSPGSLVHAEEPYATIILKQCRETHCHYCLNDLPADRVPCISCSIPWYCSRQCQIRASGEMYLISAEASYILKNLPGVLGEYAAEVVECSYRELKVDDVTEHQHECNGVHWPAVLPPEIVLAGRILAKFFSKSSSDGITSFVENLELSHCYEHMPFESKLDSHIYAIVLLYCLKFSNEFKFSYERMSSINGISISQVVIVISQIKVNCMTVVRLKSVDTLGLSDQSGGFPIYSSAHLTNKVEQVRVGKAIYKAGSLFNHSCKPNVHAYFLSRTLYLRTTNVIAAGCQLELSYGPQVGLWDCKDRRNFLKDEYAFHCQCTGCSEVNLSDIVLNAFHCVDPNCSGAVLESRVLECEKQKIEHFLISDKVA
- the LOC101497206 gene encoding uncharacterized protein isoform X1; amino-acid sequence: MDILKAAVPNSLRKVIGNSTLDTLPDTCSSLHNFFLKFQPFCEIVTQLSDSSYGLCGKNKDDALKYKHLGNQCFVEADYVKALDYYTQALRKAPNDGAIENNLFATLYANRATVLYKMSLFIECLRDCNRALQICPSYAKAWYRRGKANVSLGNYKDAICDLNVAKIVETATGGKRQIESELKIILDQSKSTNTVEEPQHKENNLNTVGEVPHIKLQSISMPDKGRGMVSSCDVSPGSLVHAEEPYATIILKQCRETHCHYCLNDLPADRVPCISCSIPWYCSRQCQIRASGEMYLISAEASYILKNLPGVLGEYAAEVVECSYRELKVDDVTEHQHECNGVHWPAVLPPEIVLAGRILAKFFSKSSSDGITSFVENLELSHCYEHMPFESKLDSHIYAIVLLYCLKFSNEFKFSYERMSSINGISISQVVIVISQIKVNCMTVVRLKSVDTLGLSDQSGGFPIYSSAHLTNKVEQVRVGKAIYKAGSLFNHSCKPNVHAYFLSRTLYLRTTNVIAAGCQLELSYGPQVGLWDCKDRRNFLKDEYAFHCQCTGCSEVNLSDIVLNAFHCVDPNCSGAVLESRVLECEKQKIEHFLISDKVNKNDDIYEVCLHVFNQNDATIHIQPGLCLKCGSYCDLESSRATVDKALICIKRLQDAILSKEISNTCTSDALRSLHLLKSNLHAYNKLIAE